A portion of the Gossypium arboreum isolate Shixiya-1 chromosome 8, ASM2569848v2, whole genome shotgun sequence genome contains these proteins:
- the LOC108468645 gene encoding transcriptional regulator SUPERMAN-like, protein MEANHLEDSKSSSEETDKSEQSIDDMRTGRRSYECVFCKRGFSTAQALGGHMNIHRKDRVKSRPSSVPIVSLSGNKADDKNYPSFRPYSYPPIQSYQPHYSIAPEVHVSYQAFLPVSGWGFRLPPHTAQLFVDNSKHRNPFGEDDHENKKADGYNDKEDELDLELRLGHDP, encoded by the coding sequence ATGGAAGCCAACCATCTTGAAGATTCAAAGAGCTCGAGTGAAGAGACTGATAAATCAGAGCAAAGCATCGATGATATGCGCACCGGTCGTCGGTCCTACGAGTGTGTGTTTTGCAAGAGAGGGTTTTCTACAGCACAAGCCTTAGGTGGGCATATGAACATCCACAGGAAAGATAGAGTCAAGAGCAGGCCTAGCTCGGTTCCTATAGTTTCACTTTCAGGCAACAAAGCTGATGATAAGAATTACCCAAGTTTTAGACCTTATTCCTATCCGCCAATCCAAAGCTATCAGCCGCATTACTCCATTGCTCCTGAGGTACATGTAAGTTATCAAGCTTTTCTTCCAGTTTCAGGTTGGGGTTTTAGGCTACCTCCGCACACGGCTCAACTGTTTGTAGACAATTCAAAGCATCGGAATCCGTTTGGCGAAGATGATCATGAAAACAAGAAGGCTGATGGATATAATGATAAAGAAGATGAATTAGACTTGGAGCTTCGATTAGGTCATGATCCCTAG